AAGCTTTGTGATATGCTTGATTCAATGCAGATACCCAGTTGTGATAATGCTGTATGACCCAGCATCTCCCTGAAGTCCTCTCCTAGAGCTTCACATTCCCTCTAGACATGCTTTGTCCATTACGAATTGAGTCATTTTCTGCTTCATCTACATATCGGGTGAGACTATGGAGTTATAGTGCCAATAACTCCAAGTAATCTTCATCGAGGCCTCCCCACATGACAATATATCACTACGCTGGATCGCCAACTCAACGGAACAGGACGTGACAACCATATGCAATACACATTCCCCTGTTTATGCCAGATATATTGTCCATTCTCTGGTGGGGAACATAGCGCGTGAATTCCCCTCCAGAACTCAAATGCTCATTATTCCGATTTGATGCTCTTGATCCATTTCTAGCCGCAAAGAAGAACTCGACGATATCTAGAGATGTTTGATTTTGACGGATCATGTCTAGCTCAACTTATGCCTCCTTCCAGGAAAGCTAGCTCTTCGGTGCAACGCATTATCAATCGTTGGAACCGAAATCCACACGCCCAATCAGGGAGAGAGGCAaagtgaaaaaaaaaaagaaaaaagaaaaagaaaaaagcaaagagtCACCTCACGCAACTGGATCAATGTTGATTAACCTTGGCGCAGTGCTGACCCAACACAGGTTGACGCACGAGCTCGTCACTGCAGAAAGTGACAGCCCGAGCATGGTCTGCACCAATAACAGCTGTCTTACCCACTGAGACGTGCTTCCAGGATAGCAGGGATGTCTGTTGACTTACCCTTTTTGCAAATCGCCTCTCGACTGCCGCGACACATGGATTCTGCTTTGGTGGGCGCTCCTTTATCCGTGAAGAGAACTCTGTAGGCAGGCACAAAATTGGGAACCCCATAATCGTGCATTTGCAATGAGGCGAGATTGATCTTCACCACCCGCACCTTGAGCCAGTGTAGGGTTGTAGCCTCCGGTATTCATCCACCGATCTTTGATGCTCACCCCAGCTTCCGCTGCCCAAAGACAGACCGGGGTTTGAGGCCGGCAAGCGCCGATGAGGGCTGCGATGAGCATCATTGGATTCTGGTGTGGGGCGGCGAACTGTCAAAGGGAACAGCACTCTAGCGGATCCAATCCTCCATGCAATTCGCCTCCATTAGATGCTGCAAGGCCAGGGTCACCTTGATTCAAAGTTTCCAATGTGGGCAGCCCTGATTCCACAAGCCTGCAAGCCCGCAACAGCCACAAAGGTGGGCGGATAGCAAGCGTCCCGTACCAGTTCATATCATGACAGACAAAAATAATCCACGTCACCTTTGGTCCCGTTCTTCACGGAGCGTATCCAACTAGGAAGGATTGTCAGCTGCATTTGCGGGGCGACTACACAAGGCCTTTAATGTTAATCATGATCGTCATCGAGGATTTGACAAGATCTGTCAGCCGCCTGCCTCAAAATAATGATATCTCACTTCCCTCAACTTATCTCTTCTTCGAGTCAAAATCAACCATTCCCCCTCATTTGGAACAACGCGCAGTTTCTAGTTAATAAGGAGCTCGCCAGCATATTGCCTGGTTTGAATCGGTCAAATCAACCGCTGAGCTCTTTCGATTGTGCTGGTTTAACTATATCCAACACAATGTCATCAAGACAACCTAAACTACGTCCCAAGTCACATATACCGGGGCTTTCAGATTCTCTATGTGACCTTTCTACCATGTCATCTCCGTTGCAGTTTGAATCCCGTGTGGCATTGAATGACGAAAAGAATGATCAACGCGTTTTCCGGGTGAAGAGGAAACATGTTCTCAAGGCGTGCGATCGTTGCAGAATTAAAAAGACGAAGGTCAGTCTATTATAACCATTGTTCATTTCCACCTTTAACGCTAATAGTATGTAGTGTGATGGGAAACAGCCATGCAATCGTTGTTCTTCATATAACCACCCCTGCTTATTCCGGGAGAAAAAGGCTACTCAGACAAAGGTTTACTCTCGAGGGTGAGTCCTCTACCGTACTTTCCATGTATATCGAGGAGGCTAATTAGATTGTATGCTTAGATTCGTTGAGATGTTGGAGTCGCACCACTCGCTCGTTGTCAAAGCACTTCAAAGAGTTTACAAGCTGTGTTCTGACAAGGAAGGATTTCCAGGCGAGCCTCTTGCAGTGACCTCCGATGGGTATCCCCTGACGCATGCCATCCTCGACCGCTTAGGGCTGATAAAACAAGCCGAAGATACCTCTCAAGCTGCAGACGAAGAGAGCGAAGACCTTCGGTACCTACGTGTCCTGTCAAGCTCAACCGACTGTTGCGCAACTGCCGACCCATCACCAGAGCCTGCTACGCCTCCGGACCCTGCACCCAGCTCATCTAGTCCCGTTCAACTATCACCAGGAGGACACGGGCCCGTCAAGTGGGAGTTTCAGCCCGAGCAATATCAGACCTACCCACGAACCAATTATCAGATTCCGATGCCACACCCAGCTCTGGGGACACCGACCCTCGCCAACGAATCCGAatgcccaacaacagcacctTCTCCTGTCGGCGCGGGCCTTGCAAATCCATATCTTTACTATACCGACGGCGGTTGCAACCCCGAACCCACGGACAGCAATCTTCAACCTATAGTCGCCACAGGCCCGTCAGCCATTGCAGCAGCAATCTCAGCTGGTCTGCCAGTTGGTATAGCCGAGAATTATAGCCTTACTATGTCTGATCACCAACCCATCTACCCGACACCCTTAACACCTGCGTGGGTATATCCTTGTGAATAAACTGCGCGTCTCAATTACTTTGCCGCTCTCGTTATTTTTGTGTGTTTTTTCCCTATTTACCTGATTATGCTGCTGATATTTCTGATTCCCCACTCGTTCGTGTTTGTTGCTATATATGCACTCGCCCAACTGTTATCAATCGACTGGACCACGCTTCGGCGTATAGTTATTGTTCTTGTGCCCTGTTGCCCTGTTACTAACCCAGGGTATTAATATTGATCTTATTGCACTAAATTCAACATCATAATCATTACCATTGCAGTGCCCTTTTTAAAGCATGCTGAATTTCAAGCACACTTAAAATCATCATTCCTCCTTAGGTATTCCAATTCCGGTGAGAAAATACTTTCTGCAAAGCCATCTACAACCTTTTCCTTAAAGGATTAAGCAATAAATAGGGAAGAAGCCTACTGTAGAAAAATATCTATTCCCTAAAAAGACTATGCATGCCATGATATACACCccgcagaagagaaaaaaaaaaaagattgccccaaacaaacaaagtgGGCAGACTTCGAAGGCGAAAGGAGAAGATATTTGAGAATTCATGTTGAGAAATGATATGGGGATAGATACAGAAAGTCCTGCGTTAATACATCAGTCGAAATGAGACAAAGGTAGCAGGAACTTCCGGAGCTCTCCGTTTCCCACCGGGTGGAGGTATTGACAGACGGATGCGTGGAACAAAGAATGCGAATAAATTGAGACCTGTGCGTTTGGTATATCCTAGGATATCATCTAGGGGAATTTGAAAAAGACTGGATTCGGTTTTTGTTTTCCGGCTGCTCTTTCCCATGATTTATCACGTATTTCTTCgataaatataactaatttcGTTCCATTTAATCATCAACGTCAGTTTCGGTATTAGTGTCGCTGGTTTCTccttcatcgccgtcggTGTCACTCTCCTCATCGCTGGATTCCTCTgacggcttcttcgtcttcttcttcggtggTTGGCCGGTCTTCAGAGCCTGCATCTGGCCAGCTATTGAGTCTATGATGGTTCATGAGTTAGCAATGTTTATAGTAAGGTAATGGGAAATGTTTCTGATAACTTACCCTCATCGGGTTCACTAatatcgtcttcctcctccagggcgGCTGCCTTGGCAGGGTCATCAATGTGGAGCGTGATGTCGAGATTGGAGTCGAGGCCTAGGTAACTATCGCAAACCATGTGCATAACGAAGTGGAAGTCGCCAACCTGGGGAGGTGCTTGGAACTGCATCTTGAGGGTTTGAACGTTGTAGGTAGGGTTACCAGACTCGTCGAATAGGGGCTTCTCAAAGGTGGTAAAGGTGAACGGAGGCACAGCAATCTTTCCCTGCTTTCCATCGGCAAGGAAAATCTGCCATCGTGGGGAGTGGTCACGGGCAAGGTATGGCGCATTGGCGAGAGGCGGCTGGACCTTCTGGTTGGCGCTGTCTTTGCTATCTGCCATCTTAACTGACCGGTTCCTCGAGGGCCCGCGGCCCATGAGAGCGTCAATATCACCTTCCTCGGGATCAATATCTTCGAGGTCGGCAGGGCTTGCATCAGGGACATTTGTGGAGCCAGGTGGAATGAATCGGGCCTTCACAACAAGTTGAACGAGACTGCTGGGTGTGATCACCTTCTCACCCATGACCTTGAACCACGCCTTGGAGATTTGGAGAGCAGGGAGTTGTTTTGCAACAGAGATGGCGGACGCATATTGCTGTTCAGACAAAAGACCAGTTCCGATTGTGAGCGATCGTCGCTTGTCCTCTGGCAGCTTCATGAACTTCTGAACAGTGAAATGGTTCTTGGCATCTTCGCCTTCGACTGATTGCACAACTTCATTTGTGAAGTACGGCAGTTGCAGTAGAGGGGATGAGCCAGGCGCAACAGCTTGGATGAGACTTTGAGACGTGCGGAAGGATCcgagaagaggacgaaggTTGCCGAAGGCAAGAGAAACGGCCGTGAACGCTTCGTTCAACGACAGGGCAATTGGTGCGACTTCAAATTTTTCTGCAGATGAAATTAGCGAGTTAATCTTATCGCTGATGGGCGAGCTACTTACCTCCGTTAAGAGTCGAGTCATCCAACTCAACCCGGCCCAGATAAGCCCATAACAACGCCAGAGCCTTTCTCCTACTGGAGTCATCCAGACCCCTGATCACTTCCCGATCCTGATCAGACAAGAATTTATTATCCTCGGCCAGAACCTTTTTCTCGAGCTTCGCCAACCCGGACTCTGCCTTCGACGCTGGGATTGCCTCCTTGAATTCATTACCCGAAGAAAGAGCACCGACAATTGCGCCATCCGTGATTTCATCCTTGTATTCCCGGAAGATGTTACCCGCGCTAGCAACGTAAACTCTTTCCTTGGTGTATCGCTGAGAGCCATACCACCATTTTCCGACAATGTATGGGAGCAGTACACCAAGCAAAGCACCATAAACCAAGAGAACATATTTGCCGTTTCCTTCGGTCACTATGAATTGCGGGAGAGCGATACCGATGCTGAAGCTCTGTTTGCCATCCGGGTGGCCATATTGGAGGTAGTTATTGCGCACTTCTTCGTCGGTGAGAGCCTTGTAGGCCTTGGTGAGTTCCACGAAACGCTCATTGAGTATATCAATCGTTTCGTTCTTTGCAGGGTCAGGTCGGATCTTGTCGGGGTGGTAGATAAGAGAAAGTCGCTTGTAATGTCTGGAAATCGCTTTTTCGTCGGCGCTCTAATGGAGAGTGTGTCAGAGCCGGCATAGGAAAAAATCAACACCCCGCCATATATCAGAAGACTCACCCTTGAGACACCCAAAATGTCATACGGATCCCAGAGTTTGGTAGTCGTCCTGGCGGTGACTATAATCAAGTAGACCATGTAGGCCATGACGGCGTAGCCTAAGATGACGGTGACGATGCGCTTGATGCGGCGCTCCTTGCGGAGACGTTTCCGCTTCTGAGCGTCAATGAGGTCTTCATGTTCAGGTTTGAAATCGGACCGTATCCGAGGAGCGGTATTTTCGAGTTCTATAAGTGTCGGGGTAAATTAGACCATGAAAACTCCAGTGTATCTCAATGGATGTTCGATCAGCCGTACCTTTGGGTGGTTTAAGAAGATTGTATGTCAGAGGTAGGGTGACAAGGCCGGTCAGGGTCAGTACGAAGAACGGGAAGAATTGACCCTAGATGAATAAGTATTAGAAAACTGCCCACTATCTTCATTTGTCCTTTGAGACCAAATGTATTCCGTACCTGTTCATCGTAGGTATAATCCGTCGACATGGTGAGATGAGCGCAGTGGACACGGTTGCCCGCAGTGGGCAAGGCTTCGCGAAAGAAGTTCGCCTTCTAAATAATAACAAGGCTCGCAGTCAATAAATGGGGACGTGGGTTAATTAACTGCGCCTGTTGTTATATTGTTTATGTATGGCAAGGGAGGGTGTGAAGTGAAAGGAGAGACAAGGCGGCCAGCAGCATCTCCGTGAATCTGGGACTCCTCGTATCGTCAGTCAGTCTGCTGTTCTTTTGTGATCGACCGTGTCCTTTACTGGGGGCTTATCCTACACCGCCTACTGCTTACAGATAAGGCCACAAGGCTACAAGCCCCGTTCTTGATTCTTCAGGGTCCAAATTCAAAATACCTCGGAACGTCATTTCTTTTAAGTCTTATTTCTTCAATATTTGTTTTTATTGAATAAATCGTCGCTCATCACTCATAATGAGTTCAAGTACTGTGTACTCTACATTTGCTAATAATATAACATAGAGGTCTATGACCGATACATTTTCTCCAGGTGGACATTCGATATTGTTGAGGCCTGCTAACGCGTCCTAAACAGGTACACCACATGACGTGCTGGCTCACAAGACTGATGTCTCCTCTCACATTTCCGCGATGCGGATGACTGGCTGCAAGCGTGGAAATCTCTATACCCTGCAATGGTACTGCGCACACGAACAAAGAGGCGCTACCGACATTTTGACTCATCGATGGGGAATTCAAGCGTCAACCAGCTGTGGCTGACCAGACGCGAACTCAACCCACCAAGAAGCCCAGTCAGAAGTCACTTCAATGATGTCAGGATATGGATTCTCCAACCAGAAATCACATGGCCAAGTTTGTATAGACCAATCCGATTCT
This region of Aspergillus puulaauensis MK2 DNA, chromosome 5, nearly complete sequence genomic DNA includes:
- the SEC63 gene encoding J domain-containing protein (COG:O;~EggNog:ENOG410PFF7;~InterPro:IPR014756,IPR004179,IPR001623,IPR036869, IPR035892,IPR027137;~PFAM:PF00226,PF02889;~TransMembrane:3 (o12-34i73-94o203-225i);~go_process: GO:0031204 - posttranslational protein targeting to membrane, translocation [Evidence IEA]), with the protein product MSTDYTYDEQGQFFPFFVLTLTGLVTLPLTYNLLKPPKELENTAPRIRSDFKPEHEDLIDAQKRKRLRKERRIKRIVTVILGYAVMAYMVYLIIVTARTTTKLWDPYDILGVSRSADEKAISRHYKRLSLIYHPDKIRPDPAKNETIDILNERFVELTKAYKALTDEEVRNNYLQYGHPDGKQSFSIGIALPQFIVTEGNGKYVLLVYGALLGVLLPYIVGKWWYGSQRYTKERVYVASAGNIFREYKDEITDGAIVGALSSGNEFKEAIPASKAESGLAKLEKKVLAEDNKFLSDQDREVIRGLDDSSRRKALALLWAYLGRVELDDSTLNGEKFEVAPIALSLNEAFTAVSLAFGNLRPLLGSFRTSQSLIQAVAPGSSPLLQLPYFTNEVVQSVEGEDAKNHFTVQKFMKLPEDKRRSLTIGTGLLSEQQYASAISVAKQLPALQISKAWFKVMGEKVITPSSLVQLVVKARFIPPGSTNVPDASPADLEDIDPEEGDIDALMGRGPSRNRSVKMADSKDSANQKVQPPLANAPYLARDHSPRWQIFLADGKQGKIAVPPFTFTTFEKPLFDESGNPTYNVQTLKMQFQAPPQVGDFHFVMHMVCDSYLGLDSNLDITLHIDDPAKAAALEEEDDISEPDEDSIAGQMQALKTGQPPKKKTKKPSEESSDEESDTDGDEGETSDTNTETDVDD
- a CDS encoding Zn(II)2Cys6 transcription factor domain-containing protein (COG:K;~EggNog:ENOG410PXAE;~InterPro:IPR036864,IPR001138;~PFAM:PF00172;~go_function: GO:0000981 - DNA-binding transcription factor activity, RNA polymerase II-specific [Evidence IEA];~go_function: GO:0008270 - zinc ion binding [Evidence IEA];~go_process: GO:0006355 - regulation of transcription, DNA-templated [Evidence IEA]), with the protein product MISHFPQLISSSSQNQPFPLIWNNAQFLVNKELASILPGLNRSNQPLSSFDCAGLTISNTMSSRQPKLRPKSHIPGLSDSLCDLSTMSSPLQFESRVALNDEKNDQRVFRVKRKHVLKACDRCRIKKTKCDGKQPCNRCSSYNHPCLFREKKATQTKVYSRGFVEMLESHHSLVVKALQRVYKLCSDKEGFPGEPLAVTSDGYPLTHAILDRLGLIKQAEDTSQAADEESEDLRYLRVLSSSTDCCATADPSPEPATPPDPAPSSSSPVQLSPGGHGPVKWEFQPEQYQTYPRTNYQIPMPHPALGTPTLANESECPTTAPSPVGAGLANPYLYYTDGGCNPEPTDSNLQPIVATGPSAIAAAISAGLPVGIAENYSLTMSDHQPIYPTPLTPAWVYPCE